Proteins from one Sylvia atricapilla isolate bSylAtr1 chromosome 1, bSylAtr1.pri, whole genome shotgun sequence genomic window:
- the DCLK3 gene encoding serine/threonine-protein kinase DCLK3 — protein sequence MLDHSPHNAGSKVKERKLHGTCPPVGRGNYGKPCLSESSHSSSFSSPHNGFHTIHSEHSPVKPRIITVVKPGGRTLRRITLLLNRRSVQTFEQLMADISEALGFPRWKNDRVRKLYNLRGREIRSVSEFFREGDAFIAMGREPLTLKALEVVLQELYPENPYAASAAIPQNEEQSQKLKNRLYDKASKVDSGFDETEMAKNCSDGLSSQLVAGHEGKSQAKPKQEEKMRNKKKWTRESWGSEHGVKPSRKTRESERYLNHERSSEEGLEESSEEVLRCEKCEQERQAREKLRRERQAEASSENRDLNTGVCQRYHVERNAKARNCRKSPETCLEGEEVSWKDNGSRRMWKPLHRIVNEGLEKQKRSIEKERDVEKHENHGKEVVKIRKNAVEGLQLSHEVKEDNGSGCVMNQSGWLKKDTLRDAEKLSKTHREGREGQRAKEEAARREGNAACRESDMSRREKTGERRVNKEDNKAQGLESASRRYAIKSRTDVEKHYEIGRTIGDGNFAVVKECRHCDSNQIYAMKIVDKSKLKGKEDMMESEILIIRSLSHPNIVSLIEVYETEAEIYLILEYVPGGDLFDAIIESVKFTEHDAAVMITDLCEALVYIHSKNIVHRDLKPENLLVQHNADKSTTLKLADFGLAKQVTKPIFTVCGTPTYVAPEILAEKGYGLEVDMWAAGVILYILLCGFPPFRSQDRDQEELFQIIQLGHYEFLSPYWDNISAAAKDLITRLLIVDPQKRYTARQVLQHPWIRTAGKTNSRNLQREVTINIERHFRAQRRKEVVDGDT from the exons ATGTTGGACCATTCGCCACACAATGCAGGCTCAAAAGTAAAAGAGAGGAAACTGCATGGAACTTGTCCTCCTGTTGGTCGTGGAAACTATGGAAAACCCTGTTTGAGTgaaagcagccacagctcctcctttTCCAGTCCCCACAATGGTTTTCACACGATACATTCAGAGCACAGTCCTGTGAAGCCAAGGATAATTACAGTGGTAAAACCCGGAGGACGCACGCTCAGGAGGATAACCTTGCTTCTCAACAGGAGATCAGTCCAGACCTTTGAGCAGCTGATGGCTGACATTTCAGAAGCTCTGGGATTTCCTCGTTGGAAGAATGACCGTGTGAGAAAGCTGTACAATCTGAGAGGCAGAGAAATTCGAAGTGTTTCTGAGTTCTTCAGGGAAGGTGATGCGTTCATAGCTATGGGGAGGGAGCCCCTCACTTTGAAGGCCCTGGAGGTGGTATTACAAGAACTTTATCCTGAAAATCCTtatgctgccagtgctgccattCCGCAGAATGAGGAGCAGTCCCAAAAACTGAAGAACAGGCTGTATGACAAGGCCTCAAAAGTAGACAGTGGCTTTGATGAGACAGAAATGGCCAAGAACTGCAGCGATGGCTTGTCTTCCCAGCTGGTAGCTGGACATGAGGGAAAAAGTCAAGCCAAGccaaagcaagaggaaaaaatgagaaacaaaaaaaagtggaCTAGGGAGAGCTGGGGTAGTGAGCATGGAGTGAAGCCTTCTAGGAAAACACGAGAAAGTGAGAGGTACCTTAACCATGAGAGGAGTTCTGAGGAAGGCTTAGAAGAGAGTTCGGAGGAGGTGCTGAGGTGTGAGAAATGCGAACAGGAGAGGCAGGCCAGAGAAAAGTTACGGAGGGAAAGGCAGGCTGAGGCCTCATCTGAGAACAGGGACTTGAACACAGGTGTGTGTCAGAGGTACCATgtagaaagaaatgcaaaagccAGGAACTGCCGAAAATCTCCTGAGACTTGTCTGGAGGGTGAGGAAGTTAGCTGGAAAGATAATGGCAGTAGGAGGATGTGGAAGCCACTACATAGGATTGTTAATGAAGGGCTGGAGAAGCAAAAAAGGAGTATTGAGAAAGAAAGGGATGTGGAAAAGCATGAAAACCATGGGAAAGAAGTAGTAAAAATCAGGAAGAATGCTGTAGAAGGGCTCCAGCTATCTCATGAAGTAAAGGAAGATAATGGAAGTGGCTGTGTAATGAACCAAAGTGGCTGGCTAAAGAAAGACACTCTGAGGGATGCTGAGAAATTGTCTAAAACACATagagagggcagagagggacAAAGGGCTAAAGAGGAAGctgccaggagagaggggaatGCCGCATGTAGAGAGAGTGACATGAGTCGACGAGAGAAAACAGGGGAGCGCAGGGTGAATAAGGAAGACAACAAAGCTCAGGGACTGGAAAGCGCGAGCCGGAGGTATGCCATTAAAAGCAGAACTGATGTGGAAAAACACTATGAGATTGGCAGAACTATTGGGGATGGGAACTTTGCAGTGGTGAAGGAATGCCGCCATTGTGATTCCAATCAGATCTATGCAATGAAAATTGTTGATAAATCCAAGCTGAAGGGGAAGGAGGACATGATGGAAAGTGAAATCCTGATTATTCGGAGTCTTTCTCATCCCAATATAGTAAGCTTGATTGAGGTGTATGAGACAGAAGCTGAGATCTACTTAATCTTAGAGTATGTCCCAGGAGGAGACTTATTTGATGCAATTATAGAAAGTGTGAAGTTCACAGAGCATGATGCTGCTGTCATGATCACTGACCTGTGTGAAGCCCTGGTTTATATTCACAGCAAGAACATTGTCCACAGGGACCTCAAACCAGAGAATCTTTTG GTTCAGCACAATGCAGATAAATCTACTACACTGAAACTGGCAGATTTTGGCCTTGCTAAGCAGGTTACAAAACCCATATTTACTGTCTGTGGAACACCAACGTATGTTGCTCCTGAAATACTTGCTGAGAAGG GCTATGGCCTTGAAGTAGACATGTGGGCAGCTGGTGTGATCCTTTACATCCTGCTCTGCGGTTTTCCCCCTTTCCGCAGTCAGGACCGTGATCAAGAGGAGCTGTTTCAGATCATACAGCTGGGTCACTATGAGTTCCTATCCCCTTACTGGGACAATATTTCTGCAG